The Capsicum annuum cultivar UCD-10X-F1 chromosome 1, UCD10Xv1.1, whole genome shotgun sequence sequence TTAGATGAAGGCATTTTTGCACtattttacatagttgaagggcattttaagCCCTTTTCCGAATGTTTAATGATAAGAAAAATGGATGCAAAGTTTTGTAcaggaaaaagaaaggaaaaagagcaAAGATACTTTCCAACTGGAATTTTATGACACTATTGATGTAGAATctgaaacaagaaaaaaaattcaaaaatagataTCTGACAAAACAATTGCAAGGTTGATAGTGAATACCAGTTTGTTTTTATTCAGATAAACATatcaagaaaaatcaatgaagtgAGAGGAATTGAAACCAGAGAAGAACGGAAAGAAGTTGACGACATTTCTTTTCCATTTAgagattttcttaatttcttgttttGTCATTTTACTTCCCCACCCAAAAGGAAAAAGTGCACAAAGTATTCATTCTCTAGGAAATCTTTGTTAGTGAAATCCAATAAACAGAATTCAGTAACCAATCTAAAGAATCATGTTTACTTTTGGAAAACCTACAAATTATGATGGTTCATTGATTAATTCATGTGTTGCAGCTACCAAAATTCTTAACTTCTGTGCATGGAGGCGTGAAGTAAAGATACTAAAGACCAAATAAATCCAATTAACCACTAAATTTGAAAGCTAGAAACGGGTCAGTCGCTTGCAgctataaagaaacaaaaaatgtCAAGAGCTGATTCTTTCACAAGTCATCACTTCTCTCTGTATCAACTATCAATGCAATATAGTTAACTCCTACTCATATAAAAAGAGTTTCAGTGGCGACATGACATATTTAATACATATGTTAAATGTTAAATATAGCCATCATTTCTAAAGCTAACAGACAGTAGGATTAGCAAGGACTATCTTGCAGGCTGCAGAAGGCTTAATTGGGTAATCACCAAATTAGACAGTACCAAAGTTTCACTTCTTAGTTGAATGACTGGCTTACATAAATACATCATAATTCACAGTCTGCAGATTGAAAAGTCAGGTTTTTGAGACTTGTCTCTTAAGCACTCATAATTGCATATTGAGTCCATTCCCCGTACAGAAACTTATGGTACCAGAAATTTTATGTGGTAAGAGGGGATGGGAGTAACCTCTATAACAATAATGGCAATCAAATAAACATGTTTGGCACGAAAACCAACAGCATATCCATCAACACAATTTCATGATACAGATTAATAGCAAACTTACATTCAGTATTGAAGGTTCTGGTAATGGACATTGAATTGGACGATCATTGTGTAGAGGCTCAGTTGGATGTTCAACTGGTTTGAACTCGACTGCTATTTCAATACCATGAGGGTTGATAGAGGAAGCTCCAGCTAAAGTAGCAGCACCTATTGTCTCTGTATTTGGGGGCAACACTTCTGTTTCATCCTGCATTTTCATATAGAACAGAAATCACTACTAATCAAAGCAGATGCTATAGTTTGGGTGAAATAAGTATGCCTCGGATACAATTACATAAAACAACAACACACCCAGTGTAATTCCACAAGGGGAGTCTGAggagggtaggatgtacgcagacCTTATCTCTGCCTTAGTATAGTTGATTTTAGCAGTTAcgaacaaacaacaacaacaacatacccagtgtaatcccataagtGTGGTCTGACTTCTGAGGAGGGTAGACATACACAGACCTTAACTCTACCTCAGAATAGTTGATTTTAACAGTAAAGAACAAACAACAAcgtacccagtgtaatcccacaagtggcgTTTGGGGAGGATAGTGTGTgcgcaaaccttacccctaccttgaaacgtagagaggctatttccaatagaccctttGGCTCAAGTAAAAACATTACAAAACAGTTCAAAAAAGGAAACAACCAGAGAGAAAAATGTCACCAGCAAAACAACATTTCATAGTTAAATGTAATCAAACTCATTTTTTAGAGTCACCTACACACCATGAACCAATCAATCCCACATTTCAAGAATCTAAAAGGACCTAACTTTACAAAATTCCAAAAGCAAATTCACACCAAAACAAAAGATTAAACCATTAACAATCTAAAGCTAATATCTTTTTCGTGTTTCTGAGTGTGATCAGTCGATCTAAAGCCAATATCTTCTCAAATAAAAAGGATCAAAACAACTCCTATCATTATCAAATTAACATAAAAATGAGATTAAAGAAGAAAATCTTGATTACCCAGATCGACAAACAAGTCCATTCACACAAAAGTTAAAGTATTTACCAagaataaactaataaaaagaaaatagcaAATGGATAATTAAGCTTACAAGTGCACTTTGAGCTCGACGATGGCCGGTTCTGCCCACagaaaatcttgaaaaaattCCCACCATATTAAATCAGAACTAAAATTCACCCAAAAGGGTGTGTTCTGATCTTATTTTCTTGGTAAGAAGAGTTCAGTTTCTCTTTCTGGAAATATAGGGAGAGAAAAtcagaaaaggaagaaaaagagagTTGAGTTAGCTTGTATTCATGGGTTTTGTCTGGATTCgctttaaattaaataaataatggaTATTTAAATATTCTGACTTTCTTTCTACTCtatgaaggaaaaaataaaaaatgagtgtTGCAATAACTTGGTCTTGAATTCGAGATTATGTACTATACATCTTTATAGTAATATGGTTCTAATCTGAATTGCATGTATAATGAAATTTTT is a genomic window containing:
- the LOC107869580 gene encoding uncharacterized protein LOC107869580, which gives rise to MVGIFSRFSVGRTGHRRAQSALDETEVLPPNTETIGAATLAGASSINPHGIEIAVEFKPVEHPTEPLHNDRPIQCPLPEPSILNDGRIWKERVSAVRRRADIPVVEEGTTAEAEAAGTKSRPPMNRVILPSISAPEHSILKLLEESGI